The segment attaatatttttttttaatatgcactcggaaatttaatttaaaattcaaaattttaaaatactcgATTAATATTACAGTTGTCTTCAATacattctataaataaatttgtcaaataaaaaattttaattagtcaatAATAAtcacttattatttaattataagagAGAAAAAAACTACAAACTTTTACTTAttgagatttaaataaataataaatcttaattaattaattaatatagtagtcgatgaattatttttaacgacAAACGACTATCATTCAGAATGtcatttattatctttataaatttaataattatttaaattgtaaattaaagtGTACGCAATAGCAACACTTGATGTAATTCcgcggaaaatttttttttaaataacagtatacaatagtattttaaataacttttatgttttataattaaacttacaTACGAACGCATAAATAATACAATTGTACgtcgaaaatgtttttttttaaatatttattataattaattaataataataattatttatctcaaaaataaaacacttatTAAACAGTTTAAAAGTTTCAATAACTGCGCCatgttatacatatatattatacaataCATTGATATTTATGATAAACATTGGTGTCAATAATGAATTACCGAGATCACGagaaattcaagaaaaaaaaataataattatttattaatattgtttttaataaacgtacaAGCACTCTTGGAATGCgactgtttttatttatttatttacttatattttcGGTGGTCAATTTGATATGTAACCAAAGTACCTTAAATAAAACAActcaataataaaacaaaaaaaaatataaacataaataaacattacaataaattattaaaataaaataataaaaaaaaaattatcaactaaaaGTCCAAAAAGGGCctgacttttttaaaattaaaattataattgccCCCTTTTTTTCATCAGCCTGTTAagtattttatctaattattgtgataattaataattacaataataaattaaattaacattttaggAATGGaacaaacggaaaaaaaaatttcttacaatgTTTTACATGACACATGtcattacttaattaaaaaaaaaaaaaaaacacaatacaatacaattaaatatttgtactTCAACTGACTAATCAAAGATTCATCTTTCATTCacaaacattaattattaaatattacttttattttaattatttttttttcttttttttgtcattaattatcaatttttctttaaatgaaTACTAACACAATGTACGATAaccaaaataaattgaatgaaaataagttatttaaatatcaatattaaatatataagaaaaaataataataatatttatataaattgtttggcactaaagaatttaattattaaatataaatattaaagatgtaaataaaaaataaaagtaattaagctaaaaaatataattaaatatgaagtgataaatatattaatgactataaaaaattacacttttttttcaattttttttttcttttttttttttttttttacgaaatattataaattatttcgcAAATTAGATGCCtcgaaatattattgaatatattaatatataaattataaatggaatgtaatttaaaccacacaaaatatatatttatgtatatatattatcgcATCCTCtacaaactaatttttttttattttcgtactttatttattttttttttatttttattcattgatacttttatcattactattaattgtttatttgtgataaaaaGGACACATGTATATTGTGTCATAAAAGCTagacttatttaaatatatcgagTATTCAacggaacgaaaataaaacattgaacaaaaataataagttttttttttcttaattataattatcatagtaatcaaaaaaattaaagaaaaaatagtaaaaacaaaaacaattggtaacgattaattaatttatgaatacgAACGATATTAAGGACATTTTCATACAATGcccccacttttttaaaatattcaattaattgtaatgatcgtattttaattttatcaattaatttcaaaaaaattaaagcataaatttaaaaaaaaatgcagttTCACTTTTTCCAagttatagatttaaaaaaattactcatggTCGTTATCAATTAGAAgtttgagtaaataaattttagcataaaaattttgacatttcaaatttcaaaattgacataaaaattttactgaaatttattttgcatTTCGTTAAACTCCTGATTGATgtcaactgtaaataatttttttaaaaatctagtcagcgaaattgtcattttttcatttgatttttgtaaaattaattacaaaaattcaaatacggTCATTACAATGTAcgtaattgaatatttaaaaaatggcggcactgtctgagaatggccttgaaagcaaaatataattaataaaaaaaactcaagttatttataaaaatataattataataccaactcgagttttttttcaatagtcataagagtaaaattttatttgcatttaaTTTGGCAGACGAAGAAACAATTCGACGCTAagataagatttttttaaacgcatTCTTAAATTGTATAGCAAAAACAGCCAATGGAACACATAATGCTTGATgcacaaatttataaatataataatagtaataataatatattaaaactcgcgtatacaattacatattGAATGATTAAGATAAAATactgattttaattaactatcaATGCTTtgtatgaaatataaatattcattttgttgttgtttactttgaaataattcgttatttcttaattattataattaatatgtatatataaatataaatcaaagaagcaatatcgttaaaaaaaataaaacgagtgattttatgttatttaaattcaattgcaCAAGccgataaaattaatcagcTAATTTACATTGACAATAgtgtttttactttttaatattcacGGGCATTGATCTTGTCCCTTATCCTTTTTACCTCCTAATTTATTACACACTTTTTTATTCTGTTATTCTTCCCTTCTCTTTAGTATATatatctctatatatatatatatcttgtggttaaattgaattattttaaaactgttcctaaaattttatttttttaatagcatAGTCAATAAAACTTAGTGATGCTAGGAAGACTATGATTAACCGTGagctataattttaatatattttataatttttttatcagcttATTTcgtgttttaaattttatattgctCCTACTTACGATTGTACGGTGTACtagtgtttttaaatttactaaataaaaaaatagtgtataATGGCtctcgaataaattttaaaataagaaaaaagtattgtaattatttgtatACTTTCCACTATAACGTcggtgatttaaataaatttccaatctgataattgaataaattttaatccaacaattaaaaatttttccagttACAAcaacgattaattatttaattaaaaccgACGGTGGAAATAAACCAATGGcgagttttataaataattaaattattttcttatagtaaGCAATTGTTTGATCCTGTTTTTGTATTTCTCTAAGCTCTGATTATGATACTCTAATATCGATGACAAAGTGTTAATATGTAGATATTATGTTTGTTGCTTGTtcatattgattattatttgtttttttttttttttttttttttaataataataatggtaacTTTGTCTCccttaaaacattttttttgtaatttttttaaactttttttgaagtatATTACTTTAACAGTAAGCAGAAATCTATTACATAGAGTGTGAAGAgatataattctatataattaggATAATAAGACTTTTGAGATTgtaaaaatcatcaaaaaatCTATCACAATTACCATTTACGTAACAAGTAATtcacattattaattatttttttgttgttttgtaatttattatttttttttatattttttatttttttgttatttattagatatttaaaatttttatttacctcttttatttattatttttctttcttttaaatattattgttgtaATTCAAACATCAAGGCAAATAAGGGGTGAATTTCAACAGTGGCCTAAATTAGCCAAGTAGTCTTCCAcagataaaaatatgtaaatagaGTAAATCTATACTAAAATATTCAAGTATATATAAGGTGAgcgtaatataataataataattttgtgagGTAAAAGACCCtcgatttaatttataatttttttttaaatggtcATTTCTCATTAGTTTATAAAATGAGTAACTCTCTTTActtcttttttaaatcttatctCTTATCTTCTCTTTACCCATTACTGTCTCAagtaatatattatcatactgaaataaaataattattttatccatttaaatgatcatatttatttagcgTACCGTTGGAGGCTGATGGGCTGCGTGTGCCGATGTCGTTGTGCAAATCGGACATTAACACaccttagtttttttttcacttatgAAATTTGTCTTTATTTATGACTATTAATGTTACTtagtaattgttttattttttttttacgatctCTTATAGCGAGATAACATCAGCATTAACTTagattttaacttttttttttttcatcaaaattctaattaatatttacctAGCAACAACAtcagagactttttaaggacACAACTTATCCTGACGATACTATTATCACAGGCATTATTCTTTTATAACTTCGCTAACCACGACTACTTAAACATTTTCAgaagtttatatttaaatattacttattaattacttttttttatttagtttttaaatattcgcaTTCGtagtgtatataaaaaattataatttctaaaaatcgGATTAATATTGACGGTGTGTTCCCGGGGCACTGTGACGACCAGATACccgggaaaatttaaatttataataaattttggataaaaaaagttaataaccaggaaaaaaaaaatgtattaattatcaagtgtctgattaaaatgaaattccaggaacaaattttgatgtactgataattaaaaatttttataaatagtatcgatataattaacaaaaaaaatcgattattaattaataagaaacgtaagtaaaaattaattttatcatgcTGCGcacacaaaatttataaacgcACATTTACTGCAGACAGAGAGtgttcatttatattttttaataattaatgatcgatttttttttatttatatcgatACTATTTACAGAGATTATTAATAATCGAAATACTAAGATCTgttcacttaaatttaattttaatcagtacacttgataatttaattattaatttaaatttcccgggTATGTGGCAGACGCCCCAGTGGGCCGGGTGGATCCGCACACCATAAATGAGATTTAATAGGCTTCAATAGTACGcattataaatacttttaaatttataataatattttttttttatttgtaagcCCGAATTCAAAAAATGCCTAACGTCAAAACTATTTCTCTTGacaatatcattaattaaaatgacaaaaagtctaaaataattatttaaaatatatatataccgatttaaatattaatttaaaaatttaatgtcgtTGATATTTTACTTGTATTCTCATTTAATAACTGATTCGcctatatttaaaattgtaaatatgttaatattaaatatatagaaatttaatCTTCAAGCTTAAATACACACGTACACACGAATGCAGCTACTTAACATTTGGTATggcaagaaattttaattagtactTACTatgaaatatcaattatttttttttttattttatatttttgttttttttttattgttttatttttttcgataaatatataagacaaCTACACAACAAACTGGCAAATATAAGATGCCTGACTATTTTCTTAACTGcctttttgtagattttttaaattattattattatttataatatttttatatctcaaACCAATTGGTAAGGCTGATTATGTAAACAACcccaaaaaatatgtatatttctATATGTATGCGTTATCATTTTCTCGTGTTTAATCAAAGTACGCTTAACTATAGCTCTGTCTCTCCCTCTCTTATTTTTCTTCCACTTACattctcataaattattattcattttatatgtACATAAATAGAAGTTGTTTAGCAaactgtatattttattacgatAAAGTATCGTCtcctatattttaaatgatatacacatatataataataataattattgattcaaGAATCTCTTTACGATAAATCAATTCGACTATGGTCCTTGTAAAAAATACGAAGAacacttatatatattattatgtagtgattttttttctccttatTAATAAATCCCATTGACATGAAactcggtttttttttctttcaaataattaaattttacacgaaatatttaaatattaccgCTAGCACCACAACCCGATAAATTTACACACGTGAActgatgaaaattatataaatatataattttcatattgtAAATCATATTAAATCctgagtaaatattttaataataaacttatgtCATTTAATCTGACAGCAATCACtctaaaagttataatttattttaaaattatttcaaaagctaaatttaaatattttaaaaatttatcataaaactttcatactaaaaaaaatcaatcactcttatatacttttattgtAATACATTATATTTCTCTATGATTATTAATTGACGTCGGGATACCGTGTAAATAAagagtaagaaaattttttttaacaagtaaataataattttactatcatcataaatattaacgATTACATCAACGATTTTCCCAACGTTAACcacagaagaaaaaaaaaaaaaaaccattaaaTGGAAGtccttataattaaaaaaaaaaaattttgtgataaataataatcattgaGAAATAAAtgggtaaatattttaaatcttaaacATTAACTCTCCTTATCGGTTCATGTACACGAGGAAAAAGGGTAAATTTCGAgcattttgtttaaaatttgagcACAACTGATAAGAcagtatatattattattttgtttaaaatatatataatatatatatggaccACCGGAAGGTAAAATGAGCTAGGATATAAGGAAATTTAAATAGCTGTTAGTTGACTTTACTTTCCAGCGGTcaatattaaaagtaaatgATAGTGCTCGAAAGTAGGACTAGATTACTTTGATTTGTGATTTAATAATTCTTAAAATACTGacatgtcaaaaaatgatgttCAACGAccaattttttgacaaaaaggCCATTGTTAAATTGCTTTCTCAGCTAATAGAAGCAAACCGCGTAATAATAATACGACTAGTACGCTAAATAATGCACACAGGCATAACTTATTCGCGATTTGCCTACAGCCAGATGCTCCTACGgtacactttttatttttttttaaattatttggcAGTTTACCAAATgcaattctataaataaaactatttataCTGTGTTTGGtcgaaaatttatatctatttAAAACCTCGCACCTCCGCTCCTTATCTCTCGttacttaaacttttttaataaatatttttttttgccataaCGATTAAAATCATCGTGACTCAAATCTCATTACTGTTGTTTACTTTCATAAAAATAGGGacgcatatttttaaaaactattaaagcCGCATTATTGAATTTCTCATGATATTTAAcacagatttaatttttttaaattaactattgCTTGGATAGGCCAGACAAATATCAACTGGCAATAAGCCCAGGTCATGACTGTTGTTTACCTTTCGTTGAGAGTACCGCAGTCCCAATAGGAGTACTGCTAATTGGAGGAAGTTGCGatgttattattgttgctgTTACTGATGTTattgttggtttttttgtattttattgttgctACTGGTCTTGTTCCACCTCATAATATGTAGAGTGTGTTTAACACGAGGACGTGATGATTATTTTTGGCCAACGTTACTATGTAACCTTCGGAAGTTATTTTAAGGCCGCAACATCTTGATACCTGTAGTTATTTAGTACcattaaaaaactattaaaattagcATTTCAGCtaacttaaatatatactttcattaatatacatataaatatatatatcattattttctcattcaaagccaagttattttaattatgattaataaatcattatacAGACGACatggtatatatattagactgcgccaaataaaatcgatattttttttcggccCGATAGAGGGATAGgcagtctaatatatacatgtaatgaagaaaaaaaaattacctttaCATAAGGGCATTCAAACTCAGAAATTAAAGATCCATCTCGGGAAAATACGGCAACATGAAAACGATTGCCATGTGAATCACCAATAAGAACATCTCCAGCGTCGCTTATGTCAATCCCATTTGGGAAATTTGTTATATTCTCACAGCCAATGCGACGCAAGAAATGACCGTCCTCATTAAATACCACCACGCAGTGTCCTTTAAAATCGCAGACGAAAAATTCTTtgcctaaaaaaaatatacatttacttcaagtaaaactataaattaaatttactcgaAGATCGGAAAGTTCTTCGcgcaacaaaaaataaaaaatctactggataattagatttctgaaatgtcaCATATCGACGTTCTAATTAGCAAATTGTCTAACTCCATTTCAGAAAATCTTCCATTTCtagtatatgtataatatttttgtctagGTTACtcagatattattttttctgactGTTACTATCTGAAAATTGCACAGAATCaactactaaaaaatattaagttagaCAATTTGCTAATTAGAACGTCGATATAGATGCTAGTATGCCAGCCGGAAATCTTAGACCACCCCAATCTCCGGAACTACTTCTTAAGTAGTAAtattgcaaaaatttttttaattttcgttctCATCTTCAGGgacattaatttaataattcatcataacataaatatttaattaccacTAATAGCGATATCGCTAGGTTCTCTCATATAATCACTGCAGTCAAACCAGCTTAAAAGATTCCCCGTATCGCTTATAACGAACACAGTAGGTGACACACTGTCGACAGCAACAATGTGCCCTTGACTCGTGACAGCGAGACCCGCCACAATATCGATGTAACGAAtagctatttttttaatgaaatgtCCATTTTTAGTGAATATCTGCATCCTAGATCGTTCATTCCCGCGATCGCAGACGACAAATTTACCGCAGTTACGCATCACCGCAACTTTTCTTGGGTACCACAGCTGTCCTTCCTCCTTACCAGGGATACCAAATTGTGACTTAAACTCACCTGTTTTATCgaatatctataaataaaaataaaaaaaatgtccatcaatttcattaatataaatattttattgtccgCTTATATTTAGATGAACCCTCACTTGAATTCGGTGGTTATTGGTGTCCGCAACAATAATATCTTCATCAGTGCCAAGACAAAAACCATGCGGTGAATTGAATTGTCCCTTGCTTGGACCCAATTGACCGAATTTAGATCGAATTTGCATTGGGGTTTGCTTTGAGTTTGTTGCTCGTGGATGAGTATTGTAATTCCCGGCACCCGTACCGGGGGCACTGTTACCCACCCCTGGCATATTGTGCATCGATTCACTTTTAAGGTCATCTGAAATTTAATCGTTCACATAATATTGAATTATACCTGTACTATAGCATAAATGCTGCTGCTATCAAAGCGAACCCAGCAATTacactttaattttattcaccagtattcaaatttatgtaataaattaataaagccACTAGGATATTTACCTGGTCCTTGGGATAAAATAGGAGAAGTTGAATTTGATAGAGATTGATAACCGCTATTGAGAAGAGTATTTGCACTTAATGATCCAAGGCTCTGAGATTCATTCATCACTGGCGATTGAACGCGACCTAAAACAAGACCTCCTCCGCCATTGAGCGTCGGATTGCCTAGATCTgaagttaaagtaaaaaaaaattaatcatatgaaagtttttaattaataaaaataaagttttaaaattaattaggaCAGTCACCTTGATTAGCCATTGAATTACTTCTGAGAGCTTCGAGCTTAGCCAAGGCCTGCAAGTTATTGATTGCATGGCTGGTGGAATTAACTGGAAATTCACCGGCAAGTAAATCGGCCAGTGTAAAGGACGGAGTTGGACTTGGGTTTGCGCTCGGCGCAACCACGCTCGTGTCATTGAGATCTACTTTTTCAGCTAAGCTTGCTAGCTGCTGTAAATTATACTCTTGGATGCTTGTGAACCCGTGCATGGAAGGACCTGGAGGAAGAGAAACGGGCGGTGGAGGTGGTGGTACATTTTGTGGGCTCGATGTGGGTGGAGGAATGATGAAAGTATCACCTTCGAAGGAAGATTGCATTGACGTTGGTAAGGACATGGATGAGTTGGTGCTTATAGAATTGGGACATGGAATAGAGACCatttgttgctgctgctgctgctgttggggTTGCGGCTGCTGCTGAGATGCGCAAGTTGCCATTGTCGTTATTATTTCTGGTGATGTTTTAACAGCAGGTGTACTCTCTGTTTTGAATTTACCAAAAGATTCTTtagcaaatttttcaaaattatcaaagtcTGTTTGGAActcaattgaatattttatgtttGACTTCGGTGTgttgtttattaaattcatcAGTTGAGTCGCGACTGTTCGTTTGAGAGCCAAAATTTCTGTCGAGTCCCCGTGCTCGAGTAGTCGTGATGTAAAACGACACGCGTCTTCTATTTTCTCTGCGCTCTTCTCAAcactgaaattaaaaaaattaatttttattttaaattttaaactatcgcgcgtaataaaaaaatataatttacttatGAAAAGTATCCATGACTTCAAGTTCACGTTCGGAATGTAATTTCTCGAGATCATTCAAAGCATTATCACGGCATTTTTCTAAAATAGCTTTATAACTTTGAAATGTCTCAATAATAAGATCTTTAGCTTGATCATGCTGAGCTTGTAATTCACTAAGAGCATTTTCAAGATGTGATGAAGTTTTGTCGcattctattattttatttttactctcaGACATTAAATTGACTAGTTCTTCAATCTGGCTGCCTTCAGCATCACTGAGTCTCTCGTACTGATGTTCGGGTGTTTTGTGCTCAACCAGCAGACACTCGTTGCAAATAGGctcctgtaaaaaaaataaagtcaataaataaattaattaaaccattaaattattatttattttttttaaaacttacttGACACGTGTagcaataaaatttgatgttttCAGCAGGATGACAATCACAAAAAATAGGTTTATGAATTGGTACAGTCTTATTTGATCTTTTGAGATCCTCAAAGGCGATGACTTTGTGGCTCTCGAAACATCTCATAAATTGATGAGCAGTATTACAATTGGGACACAAGAAATTGGCACAATCAGAGCAACGCGCCACAGCACTTTCTTTGGCCTTACAAGAAGTGCAGAGTACCGTCATATTTTCAATTGCCGACATatctaaaatatttgtcagtACATAATCGCATGGTAGTGAAGCAGCACCGCGAGCTCCAACAGACGTTCGCTGTCCACAAATAGGACAACTCAGTGCTGATCCTTTGATTGTTTCGTCCGTCTCATCGATCAGTAGCTTGTCCAGACAAGCCTCGCAGAAGACATGAAGACACGAAAGCAACCTGGGCGATGACAACTTGCCCTCACAAAGGGCACACTCTTCGCCGCCGCTGCTGCTTCCATTGATTCCATTCGACCG is part of the Microplitis mediator isolate UGA2020A chromosome 11, iyMicMedi2.1, whole genome shotgun sequence genome and harbors:
- the LOC130677190 gene encoding brain tumor protein, with product MASTTIAVPAATAPVVVTTIHKEEVDGGDPLAEWNVSDTAGSEGTVGNAGDGEALEETPRSNGINGSSSGGEECALCEGKLSSPRLLSCLHVFCEACLDKLLIDETDETIKGSALSCPICGQRTSVGARGAASLPCDYVLTNILDMSAIENMTVLCTSCKAKESAVARCSDCANFLCPNCNTAHQFMRCFESHKVIAFEDLKRSNKTVPIHKPIFCDCHPAENIKFYCYTCQEPICNECLLVEHKTPEHQYERLSDAEGSQIEELVNLMSESKNKIIECDKTSSHLENALSELQAQHDQAKDLIIETFQSYKAILEKCRDNALNDLEKLHSERELEVMDTFHNVEKSAEKIEDACRFTSRLLEHGDSTEILALKRTVATQLMNLINNTPKSNIKYSIEFQTDFDNFEKFAKESFGKFKTESTPAVKTSPEIITTMATCASQQQPQPQQQQQQQQMVSIPCPNSISTNSSMSLPTSMQSSFEGDTFIIPPPTSSPQNVPPPPPPVSLPPGPSMHGFTSIQEYNLQQLASLAEKVDLNDTSVVAPSANPSPTPSFTLADLLAGEFPVNSTSHAINNLQALAKLEALRSNSMANQDLGNPTLNGGGGLVLGRVQSPVMNESQSLGSLSANTLLNSGYQSLSNSTSPILSQGPDDLKSESMHNMPGVGNSAPGTGAGNYNTHPRATNSKQTPMQIRSKFGQLGPSKGQFNSPHGFCLGTDEDIIVADTNNHRIQIFDKTGEFKSQFGIPGKEEGQLWYPRKVAVMRNCGKFVVCDRGNERSRMQIFTKNGHFIKKIAIRYIDIVAGLAVTSQGHIVAVDSVSPTVFVISDTGNLLSWFDCSDYMREPSDIAISGKEFFVCDFKGHCVVVFNEDGHFLRRIGCENITNFPNGIDISDAGDVLIGDSHGNRFHVAVFSRDGSLISEFECPYVKVSRCCGLKITSEGYIVTLAKNNHHVLVLNTLYIL